A genomic region of Prosthecobacter algae contains the following coding sequences:
- a CDS encoding rhodanese-like domain-containing protein, with translation MRRLLLLLTLSLAACKPASPPVVATEPPPVILPASARELKPAEAATWMAANPEALILDLRMPEEITREGKLPGSQNHDFLQDTTQEYLATLDRTRPCLLYCALGGRSTHTAVQMHHLGFTQIMILKGGLDAWLKEGRSVVKQQP, from the coding sequence ATGCGCCGTCTTCTGCTCCTGCTCACTCTGTCCCTCGCCGCCTGCAAACCAGCTTCCCCGCCCGTGGTGGCTACCGAGCCCCCGCCCGTCATTCTGCCTGCCAGCGCTCGTGAACTGAAACCGGCCGAGGCAGCAACGTGGATGGCAGCCAATCCCGAAGCACTTATCCTGGACCTCCGCATGCCGGAGGAAATCACCCGTGAGGGCAAGCTGCCAGGTTCCCAAAATCATGACTTCCTGCAGGACACCACCCAGGAGTATCTGGCGACGCTCGACCGCACCCGTCCCTGTCTCCTTTACTGCGCCCTCGGCGGCCGCTCCACCCATACAGCCGTGCAGATGCATCATCTCGGATTCACCCAGATCATGATCCTTAAAGGAGGATTAGACGCTTGGCTCAAAGAAGGCCGGAGCGTGGTCAAGCAGCAGCCTTGA
- the modA gene encoding molybdate ABC transporter substrate-binding protein — MPRKLLALILLAAAGTLAFYSLRSGSGQPGQTLTVYCAAGLKKPVEAIAAQYQKELGVSISLQFGGTGTLLTQLRVANRGDLFIAADEGSLADARKLKVTREVLPLAIQRPVIAVAKGNPKNIRTLADLEKPSIRLALTNPEAASIGKITQKLLGPRWEGLAKKAVVMKPTVTEVAADTQLGAVDASLVWDSTLAQFKDLEMVKVPELSTHEEKASAAILSSATSSTEALKFARYLAAPDKGGAAFKSLGFQPAGGDKWAVKPELILYSGGVNRPAIEKLVQDFATREGISITTIFNGCGILCAAMKTMGDSSSPKFPDVYYACDVCFVPPVAEHFPEAVLLTEAQIVIAVPKGNPKNVQTLADLARPGLKVGLCNAEQSTLGFMTQGILKSMNLLESVSKNASSQVPTGDFLVNQLRTGSLDAAVVYQINIQNQAAHFDSIPLPADKAKAIQPFAVRANSPNKQLGNRMLVWLQENQKSFTDAGFVWKGDSPAIKSSDLEIPEWLKQK, encoded by the coding sequence ATGCCTCGGAAACTACTCGCCCTCATCTTGCTGGCTGCTGCCGGTACTTTGGCCTTTTACAGTCTCCGCAGTGGCAGTGGCCAGCCAGGCCAGACGCTCACCGTTTACTGTGCCGCCGGGTTAAAGAAACCCGTCGAAGCCATCGCCGCCCAATATCAAAAGGAGTTAGGCGTCTCCATCTCTCTCCAATTTGGCGGTACGGGCACTCTGCTCACCCAACTCCGAGTGGCCAACCGTGGCGACCTTTTCATTGCAGCCGATGAAGGCTCTCTGGCCGATGCCCGCAAACTGAAGGTGACCCGAGAGGTGCTTCCGCTTGCGATTCAGCGCCCGGTCATCGCCGTGGCCAAAGGCAATCCGAAAAACATTCGCACATTGGCTGATCTGGAAAAACCGAGCATCCGGCTGGCCCTCACGAACCCTGAAGCGGCAAGCATCGGCAAGATCACCCAAAAACTGCTGGGGCCTCGCTGGGAAGGGCTGGCAAAAAAAGCCGTGGTGATGAAACCCACGGTCACCGAAGTGGCTGCTGACACTCAATTGGGAGCCGTGGATGCCTCTCTCGTCTGGGACAGCACCCTCGCCCAGTTCAAGGACCTGGAAATGGTCAAAGTGCCAGAGCTCTCCACCCACGAAGAAAAAGCCAGCGCAGCGATCCTCAGCAGTGCCACATCGTCAACCGAAGCCCTCAAGTTTGCCCGGTATCTGGCCGCGCCTGACAAAGGCGGAGCCGCCTTCAAATCACTCGGCTTCCAGCCTGCAGGAGGTGACAAATGGGCCGTCAAACCTGAACTCATCCTCTACAGCGGCGGAGTCAACCGGCCTGCCATTGAAAAGCTGGTTCAGGATTTCGCCACCCGCGAAGGCATCAGCATCACCACTATTTTCAACGGCTGTGGCATCCTCTGCGCCGCCATGAAGACAATGGGCGACAGCAGCAGCCCCAAGTTTCCAGATGTTTATTACGCCTGCGATGTCTGCTTTGTGCCCCCCGTAGCCGAACACTTTCCCGAAGCTGTTTTGCTGACAGAGGCCCAGATTGTGATTGCTGTGCCCAAGGGCAATCCTAAAAACGTCCAGACCCTGGCAGACCTGGCCCGCCCTGGCCTGAAGGTAGGCCTCTGCAATGCCGAACAATCCACGCTCGGTTTCATGACACAAGGCATTTTGAAGTCCATGAACCTCCTCGAAAGCGTCAGCAAGAACGCCTCCAGCCAAGTCCCGACGGGTGACTTCCTGGTGAATCAGCTTCGCACCGGTTCCCTGGATGCAGCCGTGGTTTACCAGATCAACATCCAAAACCAGGCCGCTCACTTCGACTCAATCCCTCTGCCAGCCGACAAGGCCAAGGCAATCCAACCGTTTGCCGTGCGCGCCAACTCACCTAACAAACAGCTCGGCAACCGAATGCTGGTGTGGCTGCAGGAAAATCAAAAGAGCTTCACCGATGCCGGTTTCGTTTGGAAAGGGGACAGCCCTGCCATCAAAAGCAGCGATTTGGAAATCCCGGAATGGCTGAAGCAGAAGTGA
- a CDS encoding zinc ribbon domain-containing protein — protein MLPEITQLIKLQQRDQRIRALQKELKDIPKNEAMAKMQLAGDLAAVEAANQRAKEIEVKIKGVELDIATRQNSIKRLHDQQFETRKNDEFQALGHEIKRYEGDVRALEDTELEHMEALETAKAVLKEAQAKLAITQERVNEDLKSLAIRAEGVKSRLTDEEAERKTLADPVEAGTLSLYDRLFTKKGDAAVVALTNGICGGCHMKVVMGTVQQLRAGELLTQCESCGRILYLVE, from the coding sequence ATGCTTCCCGAAATTACCCAACTGATCAAACTTCAGCAGCGAGACCAGCGCATCCGCGCGCTACAGAAAGAACTCAAGGACATCCCGAAAAATGAGGCGATGGCCAAAATGCAGCTCGCGGGCGACTTGGCTGCTGTGGAGGCTGCCAATCAGCGGGCCAAAGAGATCGAGGTGAAAATCAAAGGGGTGGAACTGGACATCGCCACCCGTCAAAATTCCATCAAACGCCTGCACGATCAGCAGTTTGAGACTCGCAAGAACGATGAGTTCCAGGCGCTCGGCCACGAAATTAAGCGTTATGAAGGCGATGTGCGTGCCCTGGAGGACACGGAACTGGAGCACATGGAAGCTTTGGAAACAGCCAAGGCTGTGCTGAAGGAAGCCCAGGCCAAATTAGCCATCACCCAGGAACGGGTGAATGAAGATCTAAAATCCCTGGCTATCCGTGCCGAAGGCGTCAAATCCCGCCTGACGGACGAGGAGGCAGAGCGCAAAACTTTGGCTGATCCCGTGGAAGCTGGAACTCTCAGTCTCTACGACCGTCTGTTCACCAAAAAAGGCGATGCGGCTGTGGTCGCATTGACCAACGGCATCTGTGGAGGCTGTCACATGAAGGTGGTGATGGGTACCGTGCAGCAACTGCGCGCGGGTGAACTCCTGACTCAGTGTGAAAGCTGCGGACGCATCCTGTATCTGGTGGAATAG
- a CDS encoding DMT family protein, with the protein MNWAIVKAVCLLSVANVFMTFAWYAHLKDMKAKPWFIAALLSWGIAFFEYVLQVPANRIGSTALNLPQLKIIQEVITLTVFVPFVFFYMKQPLKWDYLWAACCMCGAVYFIFRK; encoded by the coding sequence ATGAACTGGGCGATTGTTAAAGCCGTCTGTCTTCTTTCGGTGGCGAATGTCTTCATGACCTTTGCGTGGTATGCCCATCTCAAGGACATGAAGGCCAAGCCGTGGTTCATCGCGGCGTTGCTGAGCTGGGGCATCGCCTTCTTTGAATACGTCCTGCAGGTGCCAGCCAACCGCATCGGCAGTACGGCGCTGAATCTGCCACAGCTCAAGATCATCCAGGAAGTCATCACCCTGACGGTGTTTGTGCCGTTTGTGTTTTTTTACATGAAGCAGCCGCTGAAGTGGGACTACCTGTGGGCGGCCTGCTGCATGTGCGGAGCGGTCTATTTCATCTTCAGGAAATAG
- the polA gene encoding DNA polymerase I: MSKRLFLLDGMALLYRAHFAFIKNPIRTSDGLNTSALYGFTNTLLDIIKSWQPTHLAVVLDTSAPTPRHDIFPEYKAQREEMPEDLSMAIPQIHRLCAAMNIPLLTRDGYEADDIIGILAKRSEGKDFETYMVTPDKDFGQLVSDSVKIYKPGRQGSDVEILGVAEVCARWGIERPEQVVDILALMGDAVDNIPGIPGFGEKTATSLIQQYGSLENLIANADKLKGKQKEKVEQNVDKAILSKQLATIMHDAPLEVELDSLAVKAHDDEALKALFTEFEFNTLGKRLFGDEFKAGRGRQLAKDAAPAATGSDLFSMEETTQQTSHNLRTLADTEHCYHLIRTPEERRNFITQLQGQPRFCFDLETTSLDPRDTQIVGIAFSWQANEGWFVLFPRDRAEAAAVMEEFRGVFTNTAPALDVTEAPWDGGDTSTTAQLAPGSGIEKIGHNLKFDLSVMLAHGLEVVGPFFDTMLAHSLIEPDQRHGMDYLAESMLGYTPVPITALIGTEKNDLFSQATMADVAEADPQKITDYAAEDADVTWQLAEKLRPLLPQHGAERVFYEIECPLLPVLTRMEHRGVAIDVQALREFGLELEKRANEMHRRIQEMAGGPFNLNSPKQLGEILFEKLKLTEKPKKTATGQYQTNEQVLQSLLGLHPIIADILEYREVTKLKNTYVDTLPGTVSKVTGRVHTTFHQLMAATGRMASSNPNLQNIPIRSDSGKEIRKAFVPGQEGWVLLSADYSQVELRVMAALSEDAAMIEAFQNGHDIHQATAARVYGVTLDGVLPEMRRTAKMVNFGIIYGISAFGLSQRLGIPRGEAATIIENYFKQFPGIHQYMEQIVKDAKRFGYVETITGRRRVIRDIASGNASVRGGAERMAMNTPIQGTAADMIKLAMINVDKAIEQAGLKTRMLLQVHDELLFEVPEAEVEQAKAIILAEMSNALPLGDVPVGVEAGTGNNWLQAH, translated from the coding sequence TCTACGGTTTTACCAATACCCTGCTCGACATCATCAAGAGCTGGCAGCCGACTCATCTGGCGGTGGTTTTGGACACTTCCGCGCCGACGCCGCGTCACGATATTTTCCCCGAGTACAAGGCCCAGCGCGAAGAGATGCCGGAGGATCTCTCGATGGCGATTCCGCAGATTCACCGTCTCTGCGCCGCCATGAACATTCCTCTCCTCACACGTGATGGGTACGAAGCCGACGACATCATCGGCATCCTGGCCAAACGATCCGAAGGCAAAGACTTCGAGACTTACATGGTGACTCCGGACAAGGACTTCGGCCAACTCGTCTCAGACTCCGTGAAGATCTACAAACCCGGCCGTCAGGGCAGCGATGTCGAGATTCTAGGCGTGGCTGAAGTCTGCGCGCGCTGGGGCATTGAGCGGCCCGAGCAGGTGGTGGACATCCTGGCTCTCATGGGAGATGCGGTGGACAATATCCCTGGCATTCCCGGCTTTGGCGAAAAGACGGCCACCAGCCTCATCCAGCAATATGGCAGCCTGGAAAACCTCATCGCCAATGCGGACAAGCTCAAGGGCAAGCAGAAGGAAAAGGTGGAGCAAAATGTGGACAAGGCGATCCTTTCCAAGCAACTCGCCACCATCATGCACGATGCTCCGCTGGAAGTGGAGCTCGACTCCCTGGCTGTCAAAGCCCACGATGACGAAGCCCTGAAGGCCTTGTTCACCGAGTTCGAGTTTAACACCCTGGGCAAGCGTCTTTTTGGCGATGAGTTCAAAGCTGGGCGTGGCCGTCAACTGGCCAAAGATGCCGCCCCTGCAGCAACAGGCAGCGACCTTTTCTCCATGGAGGAAACCACGCAGCAGACCTCCCATAACTTGCGGACCCTTGCGGATACAGAGCACTGCTATCATCTCATCCGCACACCGGAAGAACGCCGAAACTTCATCACCCAGTTGCAAGGCCAGCCGCGCTTTTGCTTCGACCTCGAAACCACTTCCCTGGATCCCCGCGATACCCAGATTGTCGGCATCGCCTTCTCCTGGCAGGCGAACGAAGGCTGGTTTGTCCTCTTCCCTCGGGACCGAGCCGAAGCAGCCGCAGTTATGGAGGAGTTTCGTGGTGTCTTTACCAATACCGCTCCGGCTCTGGACGTGACCGAGGCGCCCTGGGATGGTGGCGATACCAGCACCACGGCCCAGCTAGCCCCTGGATCTGGCATTGAAAAAATCGGGCATAACCTCAAGTTCGATCTCAGCGTCATGCTGGCCCACGGGCTGGAGGTCGTCGGGCCCTTCTTTGACACGATGCTCGCCCATTCCCTGATCGAGCCCGATCAGCGTCACGGCATGGATTATCTGGCGGAGTCCATGCTGGGCTACACCCCAGTCCCCATCACGGCACTTATTGGCACGGAGAAAAATGATCTCTTCAGCCAGGCCACCATGGCAGATGTCGCCGAGGCAGACCCGCAAAAGATCACTGACTACGCGGCGGAAGATGCGGATGTAACCTGGCAATTGGCGGAGAAACTGCGCCCGCTCCTCCCCCAGCATGGTGCCGAACGTGTTTTCTATGAGATCGAATGTCCGCTGCTACCCGTGCTCACGCGCATGGAGCATCGCGGTGTGGCCATTGATGTGCAGGCCCTGCGGGAATTTGGCCTGGAACTGGAAAAGCGTGCCAATGAGATGCACCGCCGCATTCAGGAAATGGCAGGCGGCCCCTTCAATCTCAACAGCCCCAAGCAGCTCGGCGAGATCCTTTTTGAAAAGCTCAAACTGACCGAGAAACCCAAGAAAACCGCCACCGGACAGTACCAGACCAACGAGCAGGTATTGCAATCCCTGTTAGGCCTGCACCCCATCATCGCAGATATCTTGGAATACCGCGAAGTGACGAAGCTGAAGAACACGTACGTGGACACCCTTCCGGGCACGGTTTCCAAAGTGACTGGGCGCGTCCACACCACCTTTCATCAGCTCATGGCCGCCACCGGCCGCATGGCCTCCAGCAATCCGAACCTGCAAAACATCCCCATCCGCTCCGACTCAGGTAAGGAAATCCGCAAAGCCTTCGTCCCAGGCCAGGAGGGCTGGGTGCTGCTGAGCGCCGACTACAGCCAGGTGGAGTTGCGCGTCATGGCCGCGCTCAGTGAAGATGCCGCGATGATCGAGGCCTTCCAAAACGGTCACGACATTCATCAGGCCACCGCCGCCCGTGTTTATGGTGTCACCCTGGATGGCGTGCTGCCTGAGATGCGGCGCACGGCCAAGATGGTGAACTTTGGCATCATCTATGGCATCAGCGCCTTTGGCCTGTCTCAGCGTCTGGGCATTCCACGTGGAGAGGCGGCGACCATCATCGAAAATTACTTCAAGCAGTTCCCTGGAATCCATCAATACATGGAGCAAATCGTCAAAGATGCGAAGCGCTTCGGTTATGTGGAGACCATCACAGGCCGCCGCCGAGTGATCCGCGATATCGCCAGCGGCAACGCCAGTGTCCGGGGTGGGGCCGAGCGCATGGCCATGAACACGCCCATCCAGGGCACTGCTGCGGATATGATCAAGCTGGCGATGATCAATGTGGACAAGGCCATCGAACAAGCCGGGCTGAAAACCCGGATGCTCCTCCAGGTGCATGATGAGCTTCTCTTTGAAGTGCCCGAAGCCGAGGTGGAACAGGCCAAGGCCATCATCCTCGCCGAAATGAGCAACGCCCTCCCCCTGGGCGATGTGCCCGTGGGTGTGGAGGCCGGTACAGGAAATAACTGGCTCCAAGCCCACTGA